A window of Mastomys coucha isolate ucsf_1 unplaced genomic scaffold, UCSF_Mcou_1 pScaffold1, whole genome shotgun sequence genomic DNA:
CTCCTGGAAGATGGACTCCTTCCCTGAGGTCATCTGCGCTAACCTCCGTTCCTTCTTCTTGATGGCTTCCTTGATGCCTTCAATGTGacacttctcctccttctctgctttcAGCTTCAAGATATGATGGTTCCTCTCTCGCAGAATGTTCAACTCCTGCAGGCGCTGCGCCCTGTCCTTGGTGGCCCTGTGCGCATGACTCCTGGCCTGCCTGATCTTTTTCTCTTCAGCCAGCTCTGCCAGCATCCTTTTGCTCACTTGGAgcagctcctctgcctcctccgcGTGCCATCTCGCTCTCTGGAACTGCTCTGCCTCAGTCTGGGCCTTCCCTGGCTGCTCTCTGCGCCGCTCCTTCACTGGACTCTCTTGGAAGTCTTGGGAGTTCTGGGAACTCTGCTCCAGGGACAGCTTCCTGAGGAGCTCCTCCGCCTTAGCCTGGCAGTCCATGAGAACCTTGCGGGCCTGGAAGTTGACAACCGTGCTCAGGTTGCTCTCCTGGACCTTCTTCCGGCTCTCCATCACATGCAGCTCCCTCTTGTGACCCGCCACCTCCAGCCTCTTCTGCAGTTGCAACCTGTTCAGGTCCCGCACACTCTGCAGCACCCTCTCCTGCTCCCGCAGACTCTGCGCTTGACACTGTTTGAGATGCTGGGCCTGCGCTTGCACCATCTGGTCCAGGCCTTGGTTCTCCTCCGGGTTGTCAGCTTGCACCTTCCACTCACTTTCGTTCTGCGACTGAACCACGCTCTTCTCCTGGCGGTCACGCCGTGGTCCCTGCTGCTTGTACCCCTGGCGAGGCTGCCCGTGGCCGTAGTCCCTCTGAGGCCTGTGCTGTTCCCTCTGTCCTTGCCACTGTTCCTGGCTCTGCAGTAGCAGCAGCTTGCGTTCTCTCTCGAGGGTCAGGTGAACTTTCTGGTCTGAGCGCTTGAGCTCTTCCCAGGCGACTGCAGCCTGTTGCTGCAGCTCTCGCATCCTCTGGGCCTTCTTGAGCCTGCTCAGCACCAGGGCCAAGATCTTCTGGTCCCTGGAAGATATAACCGCCTCATCGAGCTTGCTTTTGAGGACCTGAGCGTGTTGGCTACTCTTCTCTTTGCACGAGGCAGAGGGCCGGCTGTACTTGTTTAAGGACTGAGTCCGGTCGTGGTTACTCCTATTCTGGGTGGATGGCTTCCAGAACTCTAGGGAGTGCACCGAGGACTTGTCCGTGAGAACCGAGGAAGGGGACCAGAGACCTACACGGCTGTACACCGGCACTGCCCACCGGTCTCCAGCGTGTGCCTTTTCTACAAGCAAAGTCCCAGCCCTCGGGTGGCTGAAAGCTTCCCCGGGGTACTTCGGGGACGAATCTCCCCAGGCTGCAAGGTAGTGCGGGCCGGGCTGATCCTGTGGCTGTTGCTGCCAGGTTCTGCTGGACTGGGTCGGTGACTCCCCGCAGGCTTCTTCCAGACGGAGGCTGCCGGATCTGTGCTTCCTGGCTCGGTCCGAGGGTCTCCGGGCCACGTGTGTCAGGCTATGGCTTTCTCGTGGCGAGGCGTTGTACCCTCGCCGGCGGGACCGCCCAGTGGGAGAACACTTTGGGTGCACCCAGGGCACCTCGGTCTCGATCTCGGCGCAGGGAGTCTGGGCCCAGGAGTTCAGAGACAGCTCAGGCCTGCCCAgctgggccttgaactcctgatttccaGCTAGCAAGGGTTCTCCGAGCTCCCCATAGGACCGTGGGGAGAGATGGAAACCGGCCATACTCCCTTCCCGGCTGGCCCAGAGTCTACACGGAGGTCGGCGGACCTTCAGGGGGCCACTGCGGACACCCAGCCCACTTTCAGATCCTGCGATCCATGTGGCCTGTGACGCTCCTGCCACTTCACAATGCATCCTGGTGCCATCCGGTCTTTAAAGGCCTCAGTGTGCCCGGGGCTTTGATGAGCTGGCTGGAAGTCTAGGAATCACGGGTGGTATTTAGAAACGAGAATCGTGACAGCATCAGTGTTTCAGGTCCCTGAATTAGTGGATTGTGGGAGCCCCAGGCCCAGGGCAACAATTTAGAAACAGAACGTAGTGGGAGGAAGGGGCAAAGTGCAGTGTCGAGGAAGAAGGGTCTTGCTTGTCCGTTGGAGTCACATCTTTCTATTTTTACGTTtgttctatgtgtgtctgtatggatggatgaatagaagCCATGACTGACGTGTGGACAGCTCAGGACAACTTGTTGGAGTCGGTTCTTTCTTTACACCatatgagtcccagggatcaaatgtGGGCTTTGAGACAAGTGCCCTTAGCTGGCTCGGAATCTCACCAACTTCACTAATCCTCATCTGTGCGAGCAAGGTGTAGAAAGGCAACAGTCCCTGAAGCATGCTGGTCTGGCCTTAGCAAGCCCAAGGGATGCTTTCACGGTTCCCTTTGTGAACTTTAGAACAGACCAGGCAACTCGGATTTTCCTCTAATGTGTGAagtacagctttttaaaaaaaaaaaaatcaaaatatgaatTTTGCCTGCACTGTTTTCAAATAGCTCCTCGAAGATTTGATTTATTGGCCAttagtctttttttcccccacttttgtgagttgtttttttttttcctcgagGAGGGGCAAGTGACTCTCCGTCTTCCACTTTCAGCCGTGTGATGTTACTCCCAGGAGCCCAAAATGTAGAAAAGCTGGGCTACTGCGAAGGTGAGGTGAAATGAAGTGTGTGGAACACCCGGCACCACAATGCAGTCAGTAAATGGTGCCCTACTAAGCTCCAGTTAAAGTTTTTAACACTTCCGTGTATTATTTTACAAGTTTTTCCTCAGATTTCTAGCTGAAAAGATTTACCagattaatgtaatttttaacacAATTTGGGGAAAGTGCCAGAGAAGTGACTCTCAGGTTCTGTCGGGTCAATCTAAATCTGGGTTTTCCCTCATCTCGGGTTGCTACGGTCTGAATGTATGCCTCCAAACTACCCGTGCTTTGGAATCAAATCACCAGGATGACATTAAGGGTCAGGGACCGTTGACAGATGATTGGTCCATGAGGGTAGACCCCCCATAAAAGACAGTGGTACGATTTTTCCAGAACTTCATTCCAGTTTTCGAGAATTGGCTCCACGATGCTATGAGGCAGAAGGcccggcaggcaggcaggcaggcaggcaggcaggcaggcaggcaggcccagGACGGCGCTAAGTGAGATGTGGTAGGGTCTCGCCGCAAATGCGTGGTCCAAGGGAGCAACGTGAACAGTGGATTTCCCTTGATTCCGGTTAGAAGTAGGAGACTTAGTGGTTAGGACTAAAGTGACTTCAATCAATCAAGTCAGAGTGTACCTGGTCTATCTCACGGCAATATCAAGGATGCCTGGTGCTTATGGTGCCAGGATCCAACTTGTAAAAAATGTCTTTCTGTTGGATTGTTCTGTTGTATTCTTTTGGAAGATACTTGAGGTTACCCCTCCAAGAGTAATAAATATAGTCCAATATAAAATGGCCAACTTACTTAAATCTTTGTTTAGggtgcgtgtgcacacatgtacaagttgtctctctctctctctctctctctctctctgtgtgtgtgtgtgtgtgtgtgtgtgcactccatGACTCAGTTCTCAAGgatgaactttgtagatgacaacatTGTGCCACAAAGCCAAAAGCTTTGACGTGCTTGAAAGCTTAAAGACTATGTGAGggagccagccaaggctactcaggaCTTCTAACTTAGAATGCCCGTAGTCGCTTCACACTAAATGGCCTTTATAAGAGGTGGCCCTCAGTGGGTGAAGATACTTTCTGTCAAGCCTTATAGGAGtctaatccctgggacccacacgaTAGAACCAGGCAACTCTCACAGCTTGTGCTCTGACCTCACATGCACACCTGTGGCACACTCAagcacacgtgcgcacacacaaatACGTGTGATAACAAATATAAAGCTGAGTACTAAAATCATAGCAGGCCACGGTGTCTATGCGTGTGTTTGTGCACTTGAGTGTGCTGCAgtgtacatgtgaaggtcagggCAGCACATAGAACCACTGAGAAGCAAAGGCCACAGAGCAAGATTGCTTTTTTCTTGGGCTTCTTTTTATCTGGCTCATCCGGAGGAAGGCTCAGCCACGCCCTCTCTGAGGGAAGGTCTCTCTTTCACAGTTAATCCTGGGTGACTGACTAGCCAATGCAGCACAGAACCGGGGGAACAATGTCTGAGACTTACTGgtgaaacacagagagaaagctttCTGAGGGGCCTGGGGAGAGCAAGCTGAGCCTTAGAGCAGGCCACACCTGCATCTCCATATCCCAGTAGGACTCCTTGGAAGGTCCCAGCTTGCAAGTCAAGTCAGGGCTCCCAGGAGCACATGAAAGAGATGTTTTGTGAATGCTAAGCTGCCGAGCATCCCCTGGATGCTGAGAACAGTCAGTCTCCTTTTTATTTGGCAACAAAATCCTCAACGGACTGCATTGTGTGTCCTTCTGCCAAATGAAGACCTGGGCCCTCCTTCTGAGTTTGTTGGAGGATTGAAAAATGTGCTCTGACCCCACAATTCAACTGAACCTACAGGTTCTGTGTGCTTCTGGTTGCTGAGGGAGTTTGaaacattctctttctctccattcctctctctctctccctccctctctccctctctctctctctctctctctctctctctctctctctctctctccccctctccctctccctttccccctctctctcttccttcctctccctctccctctctctctctccctccccccatctccattgtctctgtgtctttttctctgtctctctctgcattgTTCCTAATGCTTGGATGAGTCAAAGGGGAGAAATCACAAAGTCGCATGTGGTCCGGGCACTTTAACATGGATTGTTCAAATTGACGTGtgcttaaatataaaatacacactgggggctggagagatggcccagcagttaagagcactgttgttcttgctgaggacctgagaGTTGTTCTTAGAGCCTATGGCGGGCAGCTCACAGGGAAACGtccccttctgacctccactggtACACACTTAGTATACACACATAAGCAGAAAGAAATCGTGAAATGAAATgcaaccaaatataaacaaagtacACATTGGATTCtaaaaatgaaacaggaagaaTAGCAAAATCTACCAATGCTTCTTATTTTACATTTGACtacattttaaatcatattttaagccCATCAGACTAAATGCAATATattatcaaaattaattttatgctTCTTATACTTGTTCTGATATGAATTCTAGGAgatttaaatgtacatatatggaGATGTAATATGCATTATGGTATGATTACTTTGTGTGAAAGAgattatttaagtttattttaactGACATAAATATTACAAATTCATGGGATGCTGtgtaatattttgatatattccTGCACTGTAAGATATTTAGATCAGAATAAACAAAGCTGTCTCCTCAAACATTTTTCATTCCTCTATTGTGGAACTTGTGAAGTCCCTTTGTGTCCCTTTCTGACATGTAGTGTATACAACTGTTATCTATGGTCACCTCCTGTGCATAGCTCTGGAGTGCCTGTGGTCACGTGACTGTTACCCATTGATCAACCTCTCTCCATCCTGATTTGTTTCTGTTGCTCTAAGTAATGAAAACTTCCCTGTGCTCAGGCTGTAAATGAAGGCTTTCAGCACacaggtaatttttattttatataaatctaCTGCTTTgaaagcacacactcacacacacacacacacacacacacacacacacacacacaccacgtgaAGATTAGAGAACAAGATTGGATATTGGCCCTCGGGTGTCTTCCATCTTTCATATGAGGCAGGGTCTATTCCTGGCTTGAAATGTGGTCAGCTAGGCCAGGCTAGCTGATCTTCGAGCTTCCATGGATTCACCTGGCTCCAGCTCTCCTTTCTCCATTACTGGAATAACAGCACCCCTCACACCTCCAAGGCAAGtgctttcctgactgagccatctccccagtccctgagGTCACCCTTTCAAGCAGGATACTATTTAGGTtagaagggtttttgttttgtttgttgttaatCCCTGGATGGTGCAAGAAAGTATAATTTCCAAAATTCAGCTTTATGGTATACTTTTAATATCATGGGATTTAGGGTCTTTTATGCCCCATCTTCACAGTTTCCTTACCatgtaagaaaacacaaaataccaaCAAATGATGCCAAGTAAGAACTTCTAAAGCCTCAGGCCTGGGCTAGGCTCTATATGTGCCTTCAATGTACAGTGGTCTTACCAAAGACAAGGGAAGCAGAATGaacgaacgaacaaacaaaccaacattACAGCGAGATAAATAAGAACCAAGTTAGAATGTATTTATGCTAATAGAGTGCTAAGCATGAGCATTCTAGCCTGTAAACATCTTCTCCCCTCCCCGTccctcacttttaaaaaaatgaagaagaaaagaaaatagtgggTTAAAAACCTGGAAATAGGCAAATTAAGTTGCCATGGAAACAATCACAGCGCAAATATTCCAAGTGGATGAGAGGTTATGTATGTAACAATGATGGCTGACACGCTCTGAGCATGTGCTGGAACACGCCTGTGAGTGCTTTTATGTGCAAACTTGACCATGGCAAAGCCGAGCAGGGCCTGCTGTTTCTGGAGGCACCAAGGGAGAATTCTGGCATTCATGAAGCTGGTACTGGGCAGAGAGGTTCCAGAACTGGAATCTGGGATCTCACACCTAACTTAGCACCCCCCAGGATGCAGCCTTCCACAGCCAGATCTTATAAGCTAACGCAACTCTCTTCTAGGCAGTCAAATGTGTGGACCAGAGCTGAGAAGATTTTAAATACTTGTGGTTTTGCTGCAGCCTaagattttaattcttttcacACTCGTAACCCGAATCAAACTATAAGCTTGAGAGATGCTAATCAATTCTCACGAAGAGAACTTTAGAGAGAACTCTAAAGTATGTTCAGAGCCAAGGGTGAGCTGCATTCCCTGGGAGTGGGAGATTGAAGGGCACAAAATGCTCCAGTCAACAAGTTACTCATCAGAGACATAGAAACCAAAATTTCTATGTGATAGTCACTTGCTTTAAAGCACCATCTGAGGCTTAGGATGCTACAACCTTAATGGCTCACCCAATACAATGGCCCTTTgttgaatacattttctttaataatcGTGGATCTGGTTGAGATGTTTAAACAGTGTAAGTCTTTCATAGCTCTATATTTTTTCCTGTCTTGCTAAAGTTGAGCTGCGCTTTTGACTTTTAAGAGCCTTTGTTTTCTCAGAAGGCCGGAGAGAGGGTAGATAGCACTGCTGGGTTGGGGACTCTGTGTGTGTTACAGTGTATGGGCCACTGTCAATCCTTGGCTGCCATTGTCCGTAGGGCAGGGACCCCTCAGCCCACCGAAATCCCAGCCGCTGCCCCGAGCAGGCTTATTCAATTAAGGTTTACAGAAGGCAGGGCACGGTGCTCTTGTCTACTCAAAGCTACCTATGTGCAGGGTCGGAGAACTCCAGCAAGCGTGGGTGGCCTCTGTGTACTCAGGAATCACTTCTGTCCGCAGGAGCTATACAAAGCCACCTTTGTGCACCTGCCACAGCCACAGCTGGATAAAGCAGTCACTTGCCTTCTACTCCATGTGGAGTGGTGTCCCTCCCTGCCCTTCCTTGCCGAGTAAAGACCCCACTGTGCAGCTTCATGGCTCCCTTAGGGAACCAGAGCTTCTCTTTTTGTGATCTGTGACCACAGCAGACCCACACCTGGAGCTTTCGGGGAACTCCTGATTAACCAAGTCCTCCTGCAGCAAGTCCCAAGGGAGACTGCATCTCATTTCCCATTGTCTCTACCACACATCTCCAGGGGCAGGCACACTGGGGGGCCCTTGATAAACATTTGAGTGGAGTAAGTGTGTCTCATCACTATTAAGCCTTTCCTAGTGGGCCTCTCGTTTCTGTTGCATCTGTACAACGGCCATGGCGAATTTCAGTCTCTCCCTTCTGACTCAAGCCCTGAAAATCATTCATTCAATAGtcattccccccttttttttaattctgaccTATTGCATTTGTGAAAAATGGAAGTCAATGGCTCTCTTGAGTGAACCCCTTCTGGtttgctctctgtttctgtaaGAAAGTAACTGAGATAATAagttaaaaggaggaaaaggttGGATTCATCATTTTGGAGGTGTCACAGTTGGCCCATTGTTCTGGGGCTGTGGGTGAGGGAGTCCACCACACAGGGAGCACACCCAGGGTGAGGGAGACTGCTTGCCTCCCAGCAAAGGGGAagcagagaagaacaaagagtccACATCCCAGTATAACCCTCACGGTCATGGCCTGGGGGACTTAACTTTCTCCCACTAGGCTCCATTCCTAAAGGTCCCACCGGCTCCCTGTAGTGTCCAGAGGCAGTGACCAAGCCTTCAGCACACACACCCTGAGAGACACTTCCCCAAGCAGCGGTACACTTCTGggcctccatcttcttcctttatGACCCATGGTGGAAATTGTTCCACCTCCTGCCAAAGCCACGCCTCTGATTCTTCTGCTGACTCCTCTCCCCAAGCTACAATCCTGTTCTGTAGTCTCCATGTTaatacctgtcttagtcagggtgtctattcctgcacaaaacatcatgaccaagaagcaagatggggaggaaagggtttattcagcttacacttccacactgccattcatcaccaaaggaagtcaggactggaactcaagcaggtcaggaagcaggagctgatgcagaggccagggagggatgttccttactggcttgcttcccctggcttgctcagcctgctgtcttatagaacccaagactaccaacccagtgaagacaccacccacaaggggccctcttcCCTTtgtcaccaactgagaaaatgccttccagctggatctcatggaggcgttTTCTTggctgaagctcctttctctgtgataactccagcctgtgtcaagttgacacacacaactAACGGGTATAAGAACTCTCCGCCATCTGGCTTCCTGCCACAGGACACGCATGCTGTGGTGACTTCTGCTCTCCAGGACACTTGATGCTCTTCTTACTCCAGAGCGCATCTGCCCGGCAGAGTGTTCTGCAGGAAGGAAAACGCTCTGTGTCTTCAGCTGTCCCATAAGGAGGCCACTAGCCAGCCACCTGTGGCTATGGTGTACAAGATGACGCTAGCAAGACTGAGGGCATGGACGtttagttttaaataattaaaatcagatTAGGCATCTGTGGAGAGTGGCCCCCATCTGGACCGTAGAACTCAAAAAAATGTGAGCCCTGAGAACTATTACTTTAAACACACGAACATAAATGAAAGCTCTACCGTCTCCTGGCTACACGAAGCCTCGGCAAGAAACCCGAACTCTTTAAGTTGGCCAACTGTCGTCATCTAAAAGTTCGACACTGATTCTAGAGGGAATAAGGCGGTTCTGAACGAGAGGACGCAGAATTACACTTGCCAAGTGTAGGACTCTGGCTAGCTTCGGTGCTTACCACCGTGTGTGGCTGTCACCCCTATGATCAGCATCTTCGCTGTtagctgacacacacacacacattgccttTTTAAATCTCCAGTCCAGATGCTTGAACAGCCAGCAAAACAGGCTTAGTGAGTTTTGACTTGCGTTTTTAATCTGAAGTGTACTAGACTAGAATAAGAAATGTGTAACTCCCCTGTGGTAGAGGTGGGTGTTGATTTGTTAGATGCTTGCTTCTATATGGGTGCATGGTGGTACCAGAGGGCAAAGTGAAGTACAACTTTCTTACCATGGTTACATTAAAAATGGTCATGTTTCTCTCAAATTATCTGTTTAGGTCGTTTGTTTATGACTAGTTTGGGTTGAGACTGATATTTCGGAGTTGAAATCTGGTGGCTTCTGCCAATCCTCACCTTCATTTATTTGACATGGCTCCCTATTGTCTTTTGAACAAAGTTCAAATTCCTCTTggtcagtgtactggctggttttgtgtgtccacttgacacgagctgaagttatcacagagaaaggagcctcccttgaggaaatgcctccatgaggtgtaaggcattttctcaataagtgatcaagggtgggagggcccattgtgtgtgtgtgtgggggggcatccctgggctggtaatcctgggttctataagaaagcaagctgagtaagcaaggggaagcaagccagtaacattaCCCCcactcccatggcctctgcatcagctcctgcttcctgacctgcttgagttccagtcctgacttcctttggtgatgaacagcagtgtggaagtgtaagctgaataaaccctttcttccctagcttgcttcttggtcatgatgttttgtgcaggaataagaaaccctgactaagacagtagcccAAACAGCCATCCATGGCCCAATACACACACTCTTTCCAGGTACAATAACAGCACCATAATTTCCCAACTACGCCTTGACATGTTCTATGTCTTATAATGTGTGGTCCTCATAGAATTAAATTTTGTTCCAATATGATGTACAATGGTAAGCAAGGGCACTTCTGCGCCCTTCCACCCCGGTCCCACgtgaagaggaagaaggcagagctAAGGAGCATCACATTAGCTCTCTTGGGCTTCTGGATGCTTTGTCATCTCTTGTGAATGGAAAAAAGCGTTCGGCTTCCTCAAGACCGGATTGCGTCTCTGTGAAGACATCCATTCATCCCATGAGGTCACAAAAGCATTTATCAGCACCGTCCAAGGCCCCTGTGGTGAATACAAAGAACAAGAGGTCATCCTTGCTCTTTGTCATCTTGCCTATGTCTTCTGGTACATTGTAGCAtggtcaaaagaaagaaaataagctcACAGGAAACTTCACCACTAAGAGAAATCACTTCTGGGTTGGAGGGATGCGGATGGAGGATAAACTCTATTGCTTATCTCCTGCCACTTGAATGCAAACTTTAGATGAATAAGGATTTTTCATTTGATCGATTCTGCACTTTTCACCTTAGAACAGGGCCTAGGATATAGGATATATCACTTAATGCCTATATGCTAGGGGTAAACAAAAaatttcatacattaaaaaaaaaaatttttttaaaagtagcccGGGTTTTTTAGCTGTGAGATTCTGGGAGGCTGGGTTGATGCCTCTGTGTTTCTATGGGCTTGATTGGGGCTGAGCATCTCCTACATGGGCTTATGTGCAGCTGAGCATCTTCTAGGCACTGCTAAATGCCAGGTGAACGTTAAGTTCCAGAGTGGAGGTTTTGGTCCTTCTCACGTTTTCCCTTGACATCTTAAGGACACTGCTCTTGCCATGCTGGCAATGGCTTTAAAGGGAAGAATCTAAGAAACCAAGGGAGAAAAATCAGGGCGACTACAAAAAAGAAACCACTAAAGGAAAAGGTCAGGAAAACaacattttaatgtaattagCTACCACCGGGAGTGCATCTGAAAGCACTGGCTCACCTTTACCTGGTAGCCAACCGAAGTGGAAAATTTGACCAGAGGTGGTGACCATGCTAAAACAGCTCATTAGCAGCACCTGTTTGATTTTCTCCAAGGACCAAACATCGCTACATAGAGGCCAAAGtttaatgttattaaaaatatttacctaATTCCAAATTCAATAAGAAGCTGAAGGTGTAGGCATTATTTCCGTTGCTGGTCTCCTCCCCCAACCCACGATGGTGATTAAATTCAACGGACTGAAATGATGTTCTAAGCATCAGACATTTATGCCAGGTCCTGAAGTGCCAACCATCTTTGCACACTGAAATTACCCAAGGCTTGTTTTAGTGAGATGCCTGTCCATTAAGAACCACGTTGGATGCAGAACTGGTTGCTAAGAAAAGCATCAAAGGCAAGAGGACATCACAGCCCTCAAGGGGCTTTCCGTGtaagcctgtatgtgtgtgtacgtggaTGCATGTGGATGGGGCGCCCTGTGAGTGTAGATTTATTTAAGCCTGCTGGTTCTCCTTTTCTGCACGCAGAACAATTGCCCTagactacatttcccagtttcctttgcATATCAGCAAGGCCATTCGACTAAATGGCTACTGTGACATTATCCTGGCTAATGGAATCTGGGCAGAATGGATGTGGGCTTTCAGGTCTGGCCCTCATACACTTTGCTCTCCTTTCCCATGGgctgatgtttaaaaaaaatgtgtgtgtaatgaataaattaatatatgtgtAAATTAATTATGCACTGTTAATGTGTTGTCCAGATTTGAGCCTCTGGTGAGAAGCTGGTggtcatccttccttccttccttctttccttcctttcttcccttcttccattcttttttcttcccttctgctccttgtccttctcctagttctcctccttgtcctcctccttgtcctcctccttcttttctttcttccttcttcttcttcttcttcttcttcttcttcttcttcttcttcttcttcttcttcttcttcttcttcttcttcttctcctcctcttcctcctcctcctccccctcccccacccctccccctcctttcctcctcctcctcttcctcttcctcctccacctcctcctcctcctccttcttcttcttctttttcttcttcttcttcttcttcttcttcttcttcttcttcttcttcttcttcttcttctcttcctcctcctccttcccctcctctttcctccccctcctcctcctcctcttcctcctcctccttcttcttcttcttcttcttccaataCTTGATTGATGCTCCATTCCTCAACTATGTTACTTTTTGTGCTAGCATATGGATTCATTGTAGATCTTCCCCAACCACCCTAATATAAGACACCAATCAAGGAAACCCCTATGCTCTAAGCCATCCAAAAAAATTCATATTAACCAATCCACAGAAGGCCTGTGAAGTGGAACTTCACCCATGTAGCCTTGCAGCTCTACCTTCTGTTATTCTATCCCAGGCACAATCACTGTGTGGTCCTACCTGGAAGGAGC
This region includes:
- the Ccdc185 gene encoding coiled-coil domain-containing protein 185, which encodes MAGFHLSPRSYGELGEPLLAGNQEFKAQLGRPELSLNSWAQTPCAEIETEVPWVHPKCSPTGRSRRRGYNASPRESHSLTHVARRPSDRARKHRSGSLRLEEACGESPTQSSRTWQQQPQDQPGPHYLAAWGDSSPKYPGEAFSHPRAGTLLVEKAHAGDRWAVPVYSRVGLWSPSSVLTDKSSVHSLEFWKPSTQNRSNHDRTQSLNKYSRPSASCKEKSSQHAQVLKSKLDEAVISSRDQKILALVLSRLKKAQRMRELQQQAAVAWEELKRSDQKVHLTLERERKLLLLQSQEQWQGQREQHRPQRDYGHGQPRQGYKQQGPRRDRQEKSVVQSQNESEWKVQADNPEENQGLDQMVQAQAQHLKQCQAQSLREQERVLQSVRDLNRLQLQKRLEVAGHKRELHVMESRKKVQESNLSTVVNFQARKVLMDCQAKAEELLRKLSLEQSSQNSQDFQESPVKERRREQPGKAQTEAEQFQRARWHAEEAEELLQVSKRMLAELAEEKKIRQARSHAHRATKDRAQRLQELNILRERNHHILKLKAEKEEKCHIEGIKEAIKKKERRLAQMTSGKESIFQEYQKGPASSKTNRCFDQAAAESRLPLHQQGGVY